The DNA segment GCGTTCCTCCCGCCGGTGGCCGCCGCGGTGCCGGTGCTCCGGCTGGCCCGGCGCCGGTCCGACGTCGGTCTGCTCCCCCTCGTCGCGGTGGCCGTGGCCGCCGCCGCGACGACCGTGTTGCTGATGTTCAGCGACCAGAGCCTGGCGGCGATCCGGCTGGCCAACGCCATCCGCGCCGACCTGCCCGGCTCGATCCCCTGGTCGCAGGAGCCCGAGCGCTGGTACCTGCTGCTCAAGGCGGACAGCGGTCAGGGCGCGCTCGCCCGCCGGGTGCCGGTCCTGCTGGGCCTGCTGGCCGCGCTGGGGATCGTGCTGCGGCGCACCCGGTTGCCCCGGCCGGCCCGGGACGTCACCGACCGGCTGGTCACCACCTCGGCCCTGTCGCTGGTCGTGCTGCTCTTCACGCCCACGAAGTGGACGATGCACTTCGGCGCCTTCGCCGGCACCGGGACGGCGCTGGTCGTCGTCGCCGTCCACCTGTACGCGACGAACCGGCAGCCCGCCGACGAGCGGCGCAGCGGCTGGGTCAGCGCCTCGGCGCTGACCGCGGCCACCGCCGGCCTGGCCGCCGTGCTGCTGGTCGCCGCGCAGTCCTACGCCGGCTGGAACCAGTGGAACTGGCTGTCCAACGCGGCCATCCCGTGGAACGACATCCCGCCGCAGCTGTTCGGCGTCCAGTTCGACACCGTCTTCATCGTCGCGTCGGGGCTGGTCGCCGTCGTCGGGGCGGCGCTGGTGGTGCTCGCCCGCTCCCGCGGCGCGTCGGAGGTCCGGCTGCCGGGTGCCCGGTGGCTGCCCTCCCCCGGCCTGGTCGCCATGGGGCTGGTGCTGCTCACGGTGGTCCTGCAGGCGGGCAGCTTCGCCAAGTCCAGCCTGGCACTGCGCGACACCTACTCGCTGGCGTCCGACGCCGTGCACACCGTCGAGGGCCGGCCCTGCGGTCTGGCCGAGGACCTCACCGCCGAGCCGGACCCGACCGCGGGGCTGCTCGAGCCGTCCCCCGCCCGCAGCGCACCCGACAACGGCCCGGTCTCCGACGGCTTCGCCGACTCCGGCGGCGCGGACCCGGTGGGCCCGGCGCTGCGGATGGCCGGCCAGGAGCTGCCCGGCTGGTCGGCCACCGGCCACCGGGACGACGCGGGCACCGGGCCGGCGCGGCTGACCACCGAGTGGTTCGCCCTGCCCGGGCCGCTGGAGGCCGGGGGCTCCCCGCTGGTCGTCACCGTGACCGGGGACCGCGGCACCGGGACCAACGTGGTCGCCGAGTTCGGCCGGGTCTCCGCCGACGAGGTCATCGCCATCGGCGCGGTCGGCGTGCCCGAGGCCGGTGACGCCCCGGCCGCCCGCGACTCGCGCGTGGACCCGGCCCGGGCGCCCGCCGGTGCGCAGGTCGTCCGGCTGGTCGTCACCGACGGCGGGGCCGACACCGACGTGCCGGTCTCGGTGTCCCGGCCGCGGGTCCCGGTGACCGTCCCGTTCCAGGACGTCCTGGACCCGGCGACGCCGGCGCTGGTGGACTGGCCGGTGGCCTTCGTGTTCCCCTGCCAGGCGCTCTCCGTGCAGTCGGCCGGCCTGACCGACGTGCCGGGCTGGCGGATCGCCCCGGCGCTGCCCAGCGACGCGGGCGACATCATCGTGGCCGGCTTCGTCGGCGGCCCGTACACGGCCGCGTACAGCCTCGTCGACCAGGACGAGGTGCCCGTCTACCAGACGGCCCGGCCGATGGACCGGCCGGTGAGCCTCTTCCGGTGGACCCCCCGGGAGGCGCTCGAGCAGCCGCGGACCGAGGTCACCGAGCGGTCGGTGTCCGGCTGGGCGACCTGAGCCGACCAGCAGCACCGCACGGCAGAGGGCCGGCACCCGACGGGTGCCGGCCCTCTGCCGTCAGCAGTAATCGACGCTGACCGAGACGGTCGCCGTCAGCGGTAGCGGACGGTGACCGCGCCGGTCGCGGCGGTCCAGGTCAGCGTGCCGCCCTGGAAGTCGCTGGCCCGGCCGCCGGCGACGGCGTGCTCGTCGCTGGTGGGGTACCCGAGGGCGGACAGCACCCCGCCCATCGCCACGTAGCGCTGGTAGATCGACCCGTACACCACGTGCGGGCCGCCGGCGGCCGTCCACAGCACGGCGCCCTGCTGGAAGGTGCTGTACCGGCCCTTGCCGTCGGCGGTGGTCCGCTCGTCGCCGGTCGGGTAGCCCAGCGGCCCGTTCTCCCAGCCGGAGGCGGCCCACAGCGCGCGGATCTGACCGCTCACCACCTGGGCGCCGGTCGTCGGCGACCAGTAGATCGACGAGCTGTTCGCGAAGTGGTTGTAGCGCCCCACGCCGTTCGGGGTGGCCGTCTCGTTCGTGACCGGCAGGCCCAGCCCGCTGGCCAGACCGCCCGCCGCCGTCCACTTCTTGGCGATGTCGCCCTCGACGGCGTACGCGCCGCCGGCGGGCGACCAGTAGACGATCCCGTTGGCGAAGGTGTTCGACCGGACTCCCCCGGACGCCGCC comes from the Modestobacter italicus genome and includes:
- a CDS encoding arabinosyltransferase domain-containing protein encodes the protein MPTPHPAPTGTGAQRWPLLACALVSLLCSLAFVLAPVHRPHAVYSWPAAPGDASPVAVPVMLLQPAEVHASVSCAAARDAAPGEVLISTTSLDPAPGREELAGLRVSVDAGGDLLVTTDRSDLAVQQVPASGDCRWDLDSDAAGTVLRRDGEVVDERPGDLRPAVAGVFTAGDSADGLAVDVTADTVFQTSASLLKIVLAVLALLSLAAALVLLARGDRRAAAVPATTGTGEDPGRETATAAASGSSALAADAGGRPATRAAGPLRWLVDAVVVVGLAVWTVIGPLSPDDGYIAGIIRSRDANGYVGDVYRWFNAPEAPFGWFYELMNVWSKVSEATVWMRVPSSLLGVLTWFVLSRGLLPRLGGFARQPLFHLAAALVFAAWWLPINLGLRPEPWVAAGLVSVVVLVERGLARQRLLPIALALVVAAATLAVTPTGAVAFLPPVAAAVPVLRLARRRSDVGLLPLVAVAVAAAATTVLLMFSDQSLAAIRLANAIRADLPGSIPWSQEPERWYLLLKADSGQGALARRVPVLLGLLAALGIVLRRTRLPRPARDVTDRLVTTSALSLVVLLFTPTKWTMHFGAFAGTGTALVVVAVHLYATNRQPADERRSGWVSASALTAATAGLAAVLLVAAQSYAGWNQWNWLSNAAIPWNDIPPQLFGVQFDTVFIVASGLVAVVGAALVVLARSRGASEVRLPGARWLPSPGLVAMGLVLLTVVLQAGSFAKSSLALRDTYSLASDAVHTVEGRPCGLAEDLTAEPDPTAGLLEPSPARSAPDNGPVSDGFADSGGADPVGPALRMAGQELPGWSATGHRDDAGTGPARLTTEWFALPGPLEAGGSPLVVTVTGDRGTGTNVVAEFGRVSADEVIAIGAVGVPEAGDAPAARDSRVDPARAPAGAQVVRLVVTDGGADTDVPVSVSRPRVPVTVPFQDVLDPATPALVDWPVAFVFPCQALSVQSAGLTDVPGWRIAPALPSDAGDIIVAGFVGGPYTAAYSLVDQDEVPVYQTARPMDRPVSLFRWTPREALEQPRTEVTERSVSGWAT